One Microtus ochrogaster isolate Prairie Vole_2 unplaced genomic scaffold, MicOch1.0 UNK26, whole genome shotgun sequence genomic region harbors:
- the Fam98a gene encoding protein FAM98A isoform X1, whose protein sequence is MECDLMETDILESLEDLGYKGPLLDDGALSQAVSAGATSPEFTKLCAWLVSELRVLCKLEENVQATNSPSEAEEFQLEVSGLLGEMNCPYPSLTSGDVTKRLLVQKNCLLLLTYLISELEAARMLCVNAPPKKAQEGGGSEVFQELKGICIALGMSKPPANITMFQFFSGIEKKLKETLAKVPPNHVGKPLLKKPMGPAHWEKIEAINQAIANEYEVRRKLLIKRLDVTVQSFGWSDRAKSQTEKLAKVYQPKRSVLSPKGSISVAHLLAARQDLSKILRTSSGSIREKTACAINKVLMGRVPDRGGRPNEIEPPPPEMPPWQKRQDGPQQQAGGRGGGRGGYEHSSYGGRGGHEQGGRGGRGGYDHGGRGGGRGNKHQGGWTDGGSGSGGAHQDGGYRDSGFQPGGYHGGHGSGYQGGGYGGFQTSSYTGSGYQGGGYQQENRYQDGGHHGDRGSGRGGRGGRGGRGGRGGQGGGWGGRGSQTYHQGGQFEQHFQHGGYQYSHSGFGQGRHYTS, encoded by the exons ATGGAGTGTGACCTCATGGAGACTGACATCTTGGAGTCGTTGGAAGATCTAGG TTACAAGGGCCCATTGTTGGACGATGGTGCGCTGTCACAGGCAGTTTCTGCTGGAGCCACTTCTCCCGAGTTTACCAAACTCTGTGCTTGGCTGGTCTCTGAATTAAGAGTACTCTGTAAACTAGAAGAAAATGTGCAAGCAACTAACA GTCCAAGTGAAGCTGAAGAATTCCAGCTTGAGGTGAGTGGGCTGCTTGGGGAGATGAACTGCCCGTATCCTTCTCTGACGTCTGGGGATGTAACCAAGCGCCTTCTGGTTCAGAAGAACTGCCTCCTCCTGCTCA CATACCTCATCTCAGAACTAGAAGCTGCCAGAATGCTCTGTGTGAATGCTCCTCCAAAAAAAGCTCAAGAAGGAGGCGGTAGTGAGGTCTTTCAAGAGTTGAAAGGCATATGTATTGCTCTAGGAATGTCCAAACCTCCAGCCAATATAACTATGTTCCAATTCTTCAGCGGGATTGAGAAAAAA TTAAAGGAAACATTAGCAAAAGTTCCACCTAATCATGTGGGAAAGCCGCTATTGAAGAAGCCGATGGGACCAGCCCACTGG GAAAAGATAGAAGCCATTAACCAAGCCATAGCCAATGAATACGAAGTCCGGAGGAAGCTGCTAATCAAACGTTTGGATGTCACCGTGCAGTCCTTTGGCTGGTCTGACAGAGCTAAG AGTCAGACAGAAAAATTAGCTAAGGTTTACCAACCGAAGCGCTCAGTCTTGTCTCCTAAAGGTAGCATTTCCGTTGCTCATCTTTTGGCTGCCAGACAAGACTTGTCAAAGATTTTAAGGACGAGCAGCGGGTCCATAAGAGAAAAGACTGCCTGTGCCATCAATAAG GTATTGATGGGCAGGGTGCCTGACAGAGGTGGTCGACCCAATGAAATTGAACCTCCACCCCCAGAGATGCCACCATGGCAAAAAAGACAAGATGGCCCCCAGCAGCAAGCAGGAGGccgaggaggagggagaggtggtTATGAACATTCCTCATATGGAGGACGAGGAGGTCATGAACAAGGAGGGCGAGGTGGACGTGGTGGCTATGACCATGGCGGccgagggggaggaagaggaaataaacatCAAGGAGGCTGGACAGATGGAGGGAGTGGAAGTGGAGGTGCCCACCAGGATGGTGGTTACCGAGATTCAGGTTTCCAGCCTGGGGGCTACCACGGTGGCCATGGCAGTGGCTATCAAGGTGGTGGTTATGGTGGTTTCCAAACATCTTCATATACAGGAAGCGGGTACCAGGGTGGTGGATACCAGCAGGAGAATAGATACCAAGATGGTGGGCACCATGGGGATCGCGGCAGTGGTCGTGGGGGAAGAGGTGGTAGAGGAGGCCGGGGTGGACGTGGAGGCcagggaggaggatggggaggaagaggaagccagacTTATCACCAAGGGGGCCAGTTTGAACAGCATTTCCAACATGGAGGCTATCAGTATAGTCACTCTGGATTTGGGCAAGGAAGACATTATACTAGTTGA
- the Fam98a gene encoding protein FAM98A isoform X2, whose amino-acid sequence MGPAHWEKIEAINQAIANEYEVRRKLLIKRLDVTVQSFGWSDRAKSQTEKLAKVYQPKRSVLSPKGSISVAHLLAARQDLSKILRTSSGSIREKTACAINKVLMGRVPDRGGRPNEIEPPPPEMPPWQKRQDGPQQQAGGRGGGRGGYEHSSYGGRGGHEQGGRGGRGGYDHGGRGGGRGNKHQGGWTDGGSGSGGAHQDGGYRDSGFQPGGYHGGHGSGYQGGGYGGFQTSSYTGSGYQGGGYQQENRYQDGGHHGDRGSGRGGRGGRGGRGGRGGQGGGWGGRGSQTYHQGGQFEQHFQHGGYQYSHSGFGQGRHYTS is encoded by the exons ATGGGACCAGCCCACTGG GAAAAGATAGAAGCCATTAACCAAGCCATAGCCAATGAATACGAAGTCCGGAGGAAGCTGCTAATCAAACGTTTGGATGTCACCGTGCAGTCCTTTGGCTGGTCTGACAGAGCTAAG AGTCAGACAGAAAAATTAGCTAAGGTTTACCAACCGAAGCGCTCAGTCTTGTCTCCTAAAGGTAGCATTTCCGTTGCTCATCTTTTGGCTGCCAGACAAGACTTGTCAAAGATTTTAAGGACGAGCAGCGGGTCCATAAGAGAAAAGACTGCCTGTGCCATCAATAAG GTATTGATGGGCAGGGTGCCTGACAGAGGTGGTCGACCCAATGAAATTGAACCTCCACCCCCAGAGATGCCACCATGGCAAAAAAGACAAGATGGCCCCCAGCAGCAAGCAGGAGGccgaggaggagggagaggtggtTATGAACATTCCTCATATGGAGGACGAGGAGGTCATGAACAAGGAGGGCGAGGTGGACGTGGTGGCTATGACCATGGCGGccgagggggaggaagaggaaataaacatCAAGGAGGCTGGACAGATGGAGGGAGTGGAAGTGGAGGTGCCCACCAGGATGGTGGTTACCGAGATTCAGGTTTCCAGCCTGGGGGCTACCACGGTGGCCATGGCAGTGGCTATCAAGGTGGTGGTTATGGTGGTTTCCAAACATCTTCATATACAGGAAGCGGGTACCAGGGTGGTGGATACCAGCAGGAGAATAGATACCAAGATGGTGGGCACCATGGGGATCGCGGCAGTGGTCGTGGGGGAAGAGGTGGTAGAGGAGGCCGGGGTGGACGTGGAGGCcagggaggaggatggggaggaagaggaagccagacTTATCACCAAGGGGGCCAGTTTGAACAGCATTTCCAACATGGAGGCTATCAGTATAGTCACTCTGGATTTGGGCAAGGAAGACATTATACTAGTTGA